The DNA segment GTTCGACGACTGCGTGGAGGTCCAACCGGTCGGACGTCCTGTGGTGGACTCGGCCGAACCTACCGGCCGATGGGCGCATTCTGTCAATAGCCGCCTGACCTGCGACGATTTCCGAAATGCCCTGGTCAGTCCGGAAGATCCCCTGGTAGCGGAAGAACCGACCCGCCTTCGATCGGCTCAGCGGAACATCCGCACGTCACTCGTTCGGCCGTACGTAGACAGTGTGTCCGAACACCACCGTGCGCAGGCAGACCGGCAGGTCGGCGCCCGGACTGAGGTCGGGCAGCCCCGGCGTACCCGACCGGGGGTCGGTGGACCAGCGCGCGACCCGGTCGTCCGGTGCCTGGACCACCAGCTCGTCGGTGCGCCAGACCGCGTAGTCGGCCGGGGCGCCGGGCACCAGTGTCCCCGCGTCGTCCCGGCCCACGGCCCGCCAGCCGCCCCGGGTGTGCGCGGTGAAGCCCGCCCGCACCGAGACGCGGTGCTCGGGCGTCCGGTGGAAGGCGGCGGCCCGTACGGTCCCCCAGGGGTCGAGCGGGGTCACCGGGCTGTCCGAGCCGAAGGCCAGCGGCACCCCGGCCCGCAGGAGCGCCGCGTACGGGTTGAGGGTGGCGGCCCGGCCGGTGCCGAGCCGCTGGGCGTACATGCCGTCCTCGCCGCCCCACGCGGCGTCGAAGGCGGGCTGGACCGAGGCGGTGAGGCCCAGTTCGGCGAAGGCGGCGATGGTCTCGGGGGTCAGCATCTCCGCGTGCTCGACGCGGTGCCGGGCGGCGCGCACCCGGCCAAGGCCCACCTTCTCGGCGGCGGCCCGCACCCCCTCGACGACCGCGGTCAGGGCGGCGTCGCCGATGGCGTGGAATCCGGCCTGGAGCCCCGCCTCGGTGCAGGCGGCGACATGGGCGGCGATCCTCGCGGCGTCCAGGTGGGCGGTGCCCGCGTGCGGGGCGTCGGCGTACGGCTGGTGCAGGCAGGCGGTGTGGGAGCCCAGCGAGCCGTCCACGAAGAGGTCGCCGGCCGCGCCGACGGCACCGAGTTCGCGGACGCGCCGGGCGTCCTTCTCGTCGGCCACCTCGGCGGCCCAGTAGCCGAAGACGCGCGGGCCGGGCCGCTCCGCCGCCAGCTTCAGGAGCCCGGTGAAGTCGTTCTCGTCGGAGATGTCGGGGCCGCCGCACTCGTGGAGCGTGCCGATGCCCAGGGAGGCGGCGTGGCGCAGCGCGGCCCGCTGGGCCTCGGCGCGCTGGGCGGGCGGGACAGCGTCGTGGGCGGCGGCGCGCACCGCGTGGTGGGCGGCGGCGGTCAGCGGGCCGTCGGGGTGGTAGCCGGCCATCGCGGTGACGCCGGGGACCAG comes from the Streptomyces sp. NBC_00525 genome and includes:
- a CDS encoding amidohydrolase; its protein translation is MTESTAPQSDHRTVLLRGGDVHSPADPFATAMVVERGHVAWVGSEGAADAFASGVDEVIDLEGALVTPAFTDAHVHTTSTGLALTGLDLSGARTLAAALDLVRAHVAARPADRVVLGHGWDATRWPEQRPPSRAELDAAAGGRPVYLPRIDVHSAVVTTALLDLVPGVTAMAGYHPDGPLTAAAHHAVRAAAHDAVPPAQRAEAQRAALRHAASLGIGTLHECGGPDISDENDFTGLLKLAAERPGPRVFGYWAAEVADEKDARRVRELGAVGAAGDLFVDGSLGSHTACLHQPYADAPHAGTAHLDAARIAAHVAACTEAGLQAGFHAIGDAALTAVVEGVRAAAEKVGLGRVRAARHRVEHAEMLTPETIAAFAELGLTASVQPAFDAAWGGEDGMYAQRLGTGRAATLNPYAALLRAGVPLAFGSDSPVTPLDPWGTVRAAAFHRTPEHRVSVRAGFTAHTRGGWRAVGRDDAGTLVPGAPADYAVWRTDELVVQAPDDRVARWSTDPRSGTPGLPDLSPGADLPVCLRTVVFGHTVYVRPNE